Genomic DNA from Pelosinus sp. UFO1:
ATCCTTTCTACGGAATTCTTGTACTCAAGAGCTTTTATATACTCTTCTCTGTTGCAACTTGTTAGATTGACATCACTTTGTGCTAATTCAGCACTCCACAACCGCAACGTATTTACCGTATTGACATGGTATCCTACCATAGGAACATCATAAGGTACAGCTAATACCACCTCTACATTTTCTTGCACATAATGAATTCTACCATCTGCATCCTCTCTTATAACTACTTGCCCGCCAAATTTAACCTCTACCGATTTATCTGGCTTACGATATTCCCATATATATCCATCATTGAGCCAGTTATCTGGCAGTTCTACTTGGTAGTTCTCGACAATCTTTTGCTCAAACAGACCATAAGTATAACGAATACCACAACCATGCCCCGGAAACCCTAATGCTGCCATCGAATCGAGGAAACAAGCCGCTAGCCGCCCTAATCCTCCATTTCCTAGCCCCGCATCAGGCTCCTCATCTAATAATGTATTTAAATTAATTCCTAGCTCGGCTAACCCTGTCTCGCAAACTTCTCTTAGTCCCATATTTATCAAATTCATTTCCAGCAGCTTGCCTAACAAAAATTCAATCGAAAAATAGTAAAGCTGTTTTTCCCCGCGAAACCGGTATTGCCGATTTGTTTTTATCCAGTTAGGACTTATATAATCACGCAGAAGACTTCCTAATGCCACATATTGATCATGAGTACTTGTTTCATCAATGCTTTCTCCATGTAATGCCTGTAATTTAGCGCAATAAAGCTTTTTAAAACTTTCTTTATTTATCAACAAAAAAAACCTCCTGAAAGACTCGATTCTGAAGGATTATCTTTTGTTTCCACTGTTTCGCCTATTTTATATGATAGTCCCCTTCTCTACTACCAGAGGATAATTCGTCTCTCCCTTGAGCCACTTTCCCTTAGTAATACAAACATTTTTATCACATATCACATTTTCAATAATGGCATTTTCAGCAATTTCACACTTTTGCATAATGATACTATCCTTAATATATGCTCCTTTATGAACCTTAACTCCACGAAACAATATGCTATTTTCTACCCGCCCTTCAATAATACATCCATTGGCTACCATTGTATTGAAAGTCCTGGCATTCTCTTTGTACTTAACAGGAGCCTCGTCTTTCACCTTTGTATACACCAATCCCGATCTAAAAAATAGCTCTTCCCACTTTTCCGGCTTCAATAATTCCATGTTATGCCGATAATAATTTTTTATGGAATCAATTCTAGCTATATAGCCTTTATAAGGAAAGCCAAACATCTTTAATTGATTTACATTTTTTATGAGAACATCCTTTACAAAATCCCATCCACCCCGAGTATGGCAATCTTTAATCATCTCTACTAATAAGCTTTTCTTTATAATGTACATTTCCATGGACACTTTTCGCGAAGTGGTCTTTTGAGATATAACCCCCATATCTACGATACGGCCATCAGGCTGACAATCTAAGATAGCATATTGGGATACATCTTCTTCGAGATCATCTTCTTTGTACAATACCGTAATATCGGCCCCCGTGTCTTGATGAAATTTAAAGACTTTGCGGTAATTCAGATTACAAACTATATGACCGCCAGCAATTAACATATATTCCTGTCTGCTACTCTCAATATAATCTAAATTATTGTAAAAGTTTTCAATATTACCCCGACATCCCCCAGGCGAGCACGGATTCTGATTGGGGGGCAAAATAAACAATCCATCCCTTTTCCTCGCTAAGTCCCAATCCTTACCAGACCTTAGATGATCCATTAATGCCCGATATTTATCATGTACCAAAATTCCTACATTCTGCATCCCTGAATTCACCATGTTAGACAACATAAAATCTACGAGCCGATACCTGCCGCCAAAGGGAAGGGCTGCTAAGGGCCGTCCCTTTGTAAGTTCTTTTAGTAAATCCTGACCTTCGTTTAAATTAATAATACCCATTACATTTTGCATTTTATCCCACCTGTTTCTGTGTACTTATCATACTATTATCTAAAACTTGCGCATTACTTGGAATCACGATATTTTCCTCAATCACGGTAATCTCCAACTGGTCTTTTGCACCAATAACAGCGCCTCTTTCTACCAGGCTCTTACGACCAATAATTCCACGATATACTTGAGCATTCTCACAAATCGTTGCATAAGGCATAATAATTGAATCTTTAATGACGGCTCCTTTACCAATATGTGCCCCTGGGAAAATTACAGAGTGATCAACTTCACCTAAAATCGAGCACCCCTCGCCAACTAAAGAGCGAGTTAAGCTGCCTGTTACCCCTACATAATGAGGCGGTCTCGTCGCATTCACCGAGTAAACACGCCAATTAGGGTTATGTAAATCTAGCTGAGGATCATCTTCTAATAAATCCATATTTGCTTCCCAAAAGCTCTCCACTGTCCCTACGTCCTTCCAATAGCCCTTAAAATAATAAGCGTATAAGCGGTGGCCATCCGAAAGCAGCTTAGGGATGATATCTTTGCCAAAATCATGGCTAGAAAGAGCATTTTTTCTATCTTCCTCCAAGCTTTTTCTTAGTAAGCGCCAATTAAAAATATAGATACCCATGGATGCTAAGTTACTCTTAGCGTCTTTAGGTTTTTCTACAAATTCGGTTATCCTGCCTGTTGTATTCGTATTCATAATGCCAAATCGAGAGGCCTCGTGCCATGGTACTTCTATGACAGAAATAGTAGCTTCTGCTTTTTGTTTCTTATGATGTTCTAGCATAAGAGAATAATCCATATTGTAAATATGGTCACCTGATAACACTAGTACATAATTTGGATTCATCATATCAATAAAATTTAAGTTTTGATAAATAGCATCTGCCGTTCCCTTATACCATTCTGCACTTCCCTCTTGGGCATAAGGAGGTAAAACATAAACGCCCCCATCCCTACGATCTAGATCCCATGAACTGCCGATTCCAATGTAACTATGCAAAGCCAAAGGACGATATTGAGTTAATACTCCTACCGTATCAATTCCCGAGTTATGACAATTGCTTAAAGGAAAATCAATAATACGATACTTACCTCCGAAAGGCACGGCTGGCTTTGCGATCTTCTGCGTTAGACTCCCTAACCGACTACCTTGCCCCCCTGCCAATATCATGGCAACACATTCCTTTTTACGCATAGAATAAATCCTCCATTCATTTTCTAACCACACTACAAAACTTCATGCAGCCCATTGCCTATCCTATGCACTACTGTTTATCCTCATGACTAATTTATTGTGCATTTATAAACTGTAAATTTTTACCTATTTCTTATTTGACGTAATACTATAAATTCCCTTTGGGGAATTTGTAATCCGTAAAACAAAATAACCACAGAATTAGGGAGAATTCTTCAATAAATACCATCACCTTCTCTTTCTTTGCAAGAGTTGAAGTTATTTCTTAGCAAAGCGAAGCCAGTTACTAATAGATAAAAAAAAAAAATCAGATGTAGTTATACTAACTACATCTGATTTTCTATTCATTTTCCACTAAGTTCACAAATACATTCACTAAATGAGGATCAAATTGAGTTCCTGCGCATCCTTTTAACTCCGCTAATGCCTCATGCTCTTTCATCGCTTTACGATAAGGACGATCGTTTGTCATAGCATCATAGGCATCTACAATTGTTAGCATACGGCATTCTATGGGAATATTATCTCCCTGGATACCAAAGGGATACCCCTGACCATCCCACCATTCATGATGCTTAAGTATCCATTCCGCAATCGGCTCTAGATCAGGAGCCGACCGGGCAATACGATAACCGATCTCAGCATGCTGCCGCATAACAATTGTTTCATCTACAGTTAAACGACTAGGTTTAAACAAAATGTGATCTGGAATCCCAACTTTACCAAGATCATGAAATTGTGCAAATAAACGAAGATCTGCTAACTTTTGTTCCGGCAAACCAATAGCTGCCGCGAGAGCGACAATCAAGTTTTTCAGACGGTCACCATGTCCTTCCGTAATAAAATCTCGAGCTTCTAGAGCACTCATCAGCGCTTGAACAATCGCGCTCTTTGTACTTTTATGCCTGTGTAATTTCTCTCTATACATGTAGTTATCTGCTTCCTTAAACAGAGCATCTACATCCGTAGGCATTTCTTTGCTTACAGCAAACCCCATAGATAAACTAATTGGTACTTTAGGACTTGTTTCATTATATTCTTCTATTATTGTTCTCATTCTTGAACACGCGGTTTTAAGAGCAAGTATGGAATTAGTCGTAAGAAGTATTGCAAATTCATCCCCACCAATACGCGCTATCAAATCATCAGGACGAAACGACTTCTTTAGAACTTGAGCAACTGCTTTTAAAACTTCGTCACCCATACTATGCCCCAAGGTATCGTTAATCAACTTCAAGCCGTCTAGATCACAAATAATCAATCCGATAGGAATCTCTCGAGCATTCCCTCTGCGTTTCATTTCTTCTTCAAAATAGGCACGATTATATAAACCTGTCATTGCGTCATGTAAACTAATATAAGCAAGTTTCTCTTCAATCTGTTTGCGATCGGTTACATCCCGGATAATGACCAGTACCTCTTCTTTACCGCTTGGTAAAATCCTTGCTTCATAATGATATTGCCCTTGGTCCACCATTACCTCAAATTCATACAGTTGAAAGGTTTCTTTTATAATCGCTTGCTCAATTGCAAGCATTATCTCCTCGGAAACCCCCTCACGAAATACTTCAATAACGCTTTTGTAAACTTTATCTGATAACAAGTAATAGGGTAATTGTCCTTTTATTTTACTTTCAATTAAAGTCCCATTGCGTTTAATTAAAAACATGTCATCCGGCATTGCATCAATCAATGCTTGATTATTCGCTTGCATCTTATAAAGTTCCAGCTCTCTTTTTTTTCTTTCTCTAATATCACGAACTACGGCCAATATGCGGTCATCATCGCCAATTTTAGCATATTTTAAATTTATTTCAACCCAAATATGTTCTCCTGCTTTGTTTTTGATTATCCATTCGAAAAGCTGTGGTTTACCCTGGGCTGCCCGACTAAGCCACTCCCTTGCTTCTTTTCTGCCGTAGGGAGATTCCTGATTCCCCAATCCATCTAAACCTTGTAAAATTATCTCATCATGTGTTAATCCATATAGTTCTTGCGCTTTTTTGTTACTATCTATAATCTCATATGTCTTAGCATCATGTACAAATATCCCATCATTGGCAGTATCAAATATTGCGTGATAATTAGCTTGGGAGATCTCTAGAGCCTTCTCTGCATATCTTCTTTCTTTTAATTCGTTTTTATATGTTGTCAAAAGGTTTGTACTATCCAATGCAATGGAGGTTAATTCTGCGAAACGATTGAGTAAGTCAACCTCGCTGGCTGTAAATTTTCTTTCAGGTTCTGCATAAGACAAGCCTAATGTACCAAATACTCTACCCTCCGATTTAAAAGGTACTTGTATCGTGCAATGCATTTGATCAAAATAGGAATCCTTCAAGCGTTTATTCCAAGTGCTATAGTCATCTACGATCATCGACTCTCCTGTTCTATACACTTCACCTACAAGACCATCGATAAGTCGATCTGTCCTTCCCGCATCTTGGTTATATTCCCCAATGCCGACAAGTCTTTTGTAAACCCCTTTTGGGGCATCAATTAAGCAAATATATCCGTGAGGCGTCCCAACTAGCCTGGCTGCACTTTCTACAATATCTTTGATTAATTCGCTGGAATCAAGCCGGTTCATAAGACCCATTGCAGTTTCATTTAAAGAACCCAATACTAAATTTTGTTTTTGAATCTCTTGCTCCCGACTTAATAACTCATCTAGCTGCTGACGCAGCTCCTCTTCAGAAGCTAACCTTTCTTCGCCTAAATTCTCAAGAGCAATATTTTGTTCCATTAATATTTTATGAGATTGTTTTACCATGCCATACAAGAGCCATCCTGTACATAAAACAAAAAACCAACCTTTAGAAATAGAAAGCAGCGTTATTATTCCAGGATCGGAAAATACTCTTTCTATTATTTTATCCGAAAATAAAATCCACATGATTCCAATGCAGATGTAAGTAACTGTAATACGCAACGCATTCCATCCAATAAAATTCATAACAATCACCACCCATTCATTGTTATTTTTCTACTTACTAATTCCAATATTTTTATCCATAAGGTGGATTGATTCCCATACCTTTCCTTATCCTTCGACATTTTTTTTATTTTTCCTATTTAAGATACCATTTTTTCTAATAAATACTAAATAATTCTTATTACAAGTTCTCAGTAAGACAAAAAAGCCATTCCCGTAGGAATGGCCTTTTTAATTACTATATAATGCAATCTTTTTATCAGCTTTTAAACGCGTCATAAATCTTTTGATATTCTGGCGTTGGAGAAATTGGTGTATAAATATACAGATGAACTCCATTCGGATCGTTAACTACAAAACTTCTCTCTCCCCAATGCTTGTTCTGTAGCTCTTGATAAATATTAACTCCCTCTTCCTTTAAACGATGGTATTCGGCATCTACATCATCTACCTGAAAAGAAAGAATTAGACCCTTACCATTAAAAAATTCGCCCTCTTCTCTTTGAGGCAATGTAAAACTTATGCCATTTGTCGGCAAATCCTTTGCAATTAACTCTATGTACCAATCACTTTCATAGACAAGTTGAAAGCCAAAATGACGGATATAAAATTCTTTGGATTCTTGCAACTTATTTGTATTAATCGTTGAATCAACACGTTTTATTTTCATGCAAAATCTCTCCTCTCACTACATCGTGAATCTTTATTTTAGAAAATTGAAATTCAATATAGATATGTTGTAAAAGTAAGTTAGTACCACATATTAATTATATTATTTATTCCACGTTTTATACTAAACTCCTCCAAAAAAAACAGCATCAAACATAACACAATCCTTTTTCTTCCTTATCAGCCTAACTCTCATTAAAAGTAACGGTACTTCACACCCCATTACTTTTGATGAGCTGGATAAAAGCCTCAACTACTTCTGACTTAAACTGCGTTCCTGCTCCTCGCTGTAATTCTTTTAGTGCCTCTTCAACACTCATTGCCTCTCGGTAAGGACGCTGATTTGTCATTGCATCATAGGCATCTACAATTGCAAAAATGTAGTTCTATATCTATTCTCACGCCTTACCTTTTTCATTTAGCAACTAGCAGCCAAGAAAATACCGCTGTTTTATGTATCTCAGCGGTATTTTGGGATTAACATCTTCGGTTGCAGTTTTAAATTTCTATCCTAGGCTTAAGTAGTCGGTAATTCCTCTCGCAATTGCCGCCGCTAATTGATCTCGCTTGGCCTCATCAGCAAGTAATATTTCTTCATCCTTATTTGAAATAAAGGCCGTTTCGACAAGAACCGCAGTACAATTTGCAATACGCAAAACAAAAAAATTCCCGGTTTTCACACCACGATCAGCCGTCCCTATACTGCTAACTATTTGTTGTTGAATACAGGCAGCAAGTTTTTCGCTATCACTTCCAAGTTCATAGCAATAGGTTTCTGTACCTTTTGCATTTGTATCAACAGCTGCGTTGCAGTGTATAGAAATAAACAAATCAGCTCCAAATCGATTCGATGCATCTGTAATTTGAGACAGTGTATTTTCTTGTACCTCTAAAACATCACAATCCACAGCACGAAGATAATTCGCAACCCGTGACATTAAATCACAATTGACATCTGACTCTTGCAAACCCGTAGGTCCAACTGCACCACTATCCCGTCCAGGATAATGCCCTCCATTAATAGTTATTTTCATTTTCCACGCCCCCTTTATAAAATCATTTATAGTTGATTACATTATTTTCCAACTTATAATTCAACCAACAAAAAAATTATTTTAATAATAAGTTGTAACACTGTACCTTATTTATAGATATTTCATATTATGCTACCAAATCATGAACTGCCCAAGCAAAACAAAATACCCCGCATTCTGCGGGGCTCACATTACTAATAATTTGCTATATATACTTAATCTTTACAAGTTATTGTCTACAAATTGTATAGGTCTTTTGCCAACTTATGGTTACTAATGCTTGTATTCAAAAAACCTAATGCATTCCAGAAATCACATCTAAACTTATCCATTATTATATTAATAGTTAAACCTTCCACATTAAATTCATCTAATATTATCCTATCAGTTAGATAGGCATCAAGTACCCCTTGTAAGCTTGAATCGATGATACTTAAATCATAAAATATCATGTCTATCTCACCTTCATCTGAATAGCCTTCTTCCAATAGTATATTATTTATAGTCGTTTTATCAAAAGTAATCATATTCCCTCCTATTTTCTTCTCTTTTCCCTTTCGTCATATTTTTAGGATATACTACCGTAGGAAATATTTCCTCCCCTAAAAGGTGTAGACTTTAATATTTTTTCATGAAAAATCCTTATTTTTTTATCATATCGAATACTCTGGAAAATCAAATTACGGCTAAACAAAAACGTCTCTCAGAAAAGTAAGGCGCCTTATAATTGCTAATACTTATTTATCTAAAGTTAAATTGGAATTGCTTTAGCTCGGCGCAAGAATAGGTACTGATCTATACGCTCAATATAAAAGGCTCCTGAGATAATTCTCAAGAGCCTTGATTTCATTGGAAGCGATATGTAGATTCGACCTACAGATCGGCTCATTCAAAAGAAGGTTTTATAATTGTCACATGTACAGAATCCTTTATTCCTTGGGTTTAAAACCTATAGTTCTTTCAA
This window encodes:
- a CDS encoding diguanylate cyclase domain-containing protein, translated to MNFIGWNALRITVTYICIGIMWILFSDKIIERVFSDPGIITLLSISKGWFFVLCTGWLLYGMVKQSHKILMEQNIALENLGEERLASEEELRQQLDELLSREQEIQKQNLVLGSLNETAMGLMNRLDSSELIKDIVESAARLVGTPHGYICLIDAPKGVYKRLVGIGEYNQDAGRTDRLIDGLVGEVYRTGESMIVDDYSTWNKRLKDSYFDQMHCTIQVPFKSEGRVFGTLGLSYAEPERKFTASEVDLLNRFAELTSIALDSTNLLTTYKNELKERRYAEKALEISQANYHAIFDTANDGIFVHDAKTYEIIDSNKKAQELYGLTHDEIILQGLDGLGNQESPYGRKEAREWLSRAAQGKPQLFEWIIKNKAGEHIWVEINLKYAKIGDDDRILAVVRDIRERKKRELELYKMQANNQALIDAMPDDMFLIKRNGTLIESKIKGQLPYYLLSDKVYKSVIEVFREGVSEEIMLAIEQAIIKETFQLYEFEVMVDQGQYHYEARILPSGKEEVLVIIRDVTDRKQIEEKLAYISLHDAMTGLYNRAYFEEEMKRRGNAREIPIGLIICDLDGLKLINDTLGHSMGDEVLKAVAQVLKKSFRPDDLIARIGGDEFAILLTTNSILALKTACSRMRTIIEEYNETSPKVPISLSMGFAVSKEMPTDVDALFKEADNYMYREKLHRHKSTKSAIVQALMSALEARDFITEGHGDRLKNLIVALAAAIGLPEQKLADLRLFAQFHDLGKVGIPDHILFKPSRLTVDETIVMRQHAEIGYRIARSAPDLEPIAEWILKHHEWWDGQGYPFGIQGDNIPIECRMLTIVDAYDAMTNDRPYRKAMKEHEALAELKGCAGTQFDPHLVNVFVNLVENE
- a CDS encoding VOC family protein, which gives rise to MKIKRVDSTINTNKLQESKEFYIRHFGFQLVYESDWYIELIAKDLPTNGISFTLPQREEGEFFNGKGLILSFQVDDVDAEYHRLKEEGVNIYQELQNKHWGERSFVVNDPNGVHLYIYTPISPTPEYQKIYDAFKS
- a CDS encoding N-acetylmuramoyl-L-alanine amidase, which gives rise to MKITINGGHYPGRDSGAVGPTGLQESDVNCDLMSRVANYLRAVDCDVLEVQENTLSQITDASNRFGADLFISIHCNAAVDTNAKGTETYCYELGSDSEKLAACIQQQIVSSIGTADRGVKTGNFFVLRIANCTAVLVETAFISNKDEEILLADEAKRDQLAAAIARGITDYLSLG
- the glgD gene encoding glucose-1-phosphate adenylyltransferase subunit GlgD, which gives rise to MQNVMGIINLNEGQDLLKELTKGRPLAALPFGGRYRLVDFMLSNMVNSGMQNVGILVHDKYRALMDHLRSGKDWDLARKRDGLFILPPNQNPCSPGGCRGNIENFYNNLDYIESSRQEYMLIAGGHIVCNLNYRKVFKFHQDTGADITVLYKEDDLEEDVSQYAILDCQPDGRIVDMGVISQKTTSRKVSMEMYIIKKSLLVEMIKDCHTRGGWDFVKDVLIKNVNQLKMFGFPYKGYIARIDSIKNYYRHNMELLKPEKWEELFFRSGLVYTKVKDEAPVKYKENARTFNTMVANGCIIEGRVENSILFRGVKVHKGAYIKDSIIMQKCEIAENAIIENVICDKNVCITKGKWLKGETNYPLVVEKGTII
- a CDS encoding glucose-1-phosphate adenylyltransferase; the protein is MRKKECVAMILAGGQGSRLGSLTQKIAKPAVPFGGKYRIIDFPLSNCHNSGIDTVGVLTQYRPLALHSYIGIGSSWDLDRRDGGVYVLPPYAQEGSAEWYKGTADAIYQNLNFIDMMNPNYVLVLSGDHIYNMDYSLMLEHHKKQKAEATISVIEVPWHEASRFGIMNTNTTGRITEFVEKPKDAKSNLASMGIYIFNWRLLRKSLEEDRKNALSSHDFGKDIIPKLLSDGHRLYAYYFKGYWKDVGTVESFWEANMDLLEDDPQLDLHNPNWRVYSVNATRPPHYVGVTGSLTRSLVGEGCSILGEVDHSVIFPGAHIGKGAVIKDSIIMPYATICENAQVYRGIIGRKSLVERGAVIGAKDQLEITVIEENIVIPSNAQVLDNSMISTQKQVG
- a CDS encoding HD-GYP domain-containing protein, which translates into the protein MFAIVDAYDAMTNQRPYREAMSVEEALKELQRGAGTQFKSEVVEAFIQLIKSNGV